A section of the Scylla paramamosain isolate STU-SP2022 chromosome 33, ASM3559412v1, whole genome shotgun sequence genome encodes:
- the LOC135089555 gene encoding ragulator complex protein LAMTOR5-like isoform X2, with product MEGAHSTGVSGVLCADHKGLCLGVRGKASNASSGTVAALAERVAMLEPGSLDPVILLESDNSQCLIHRNSGITLAVYKSPETS from the exons tGCGCACAGTACAGGAGTGTCCGGGGTGCTGTGTGCCGACCATAAGGGACTGTGTCTTGGAG TTAGAGGCAAAGCCAGCAATGCATCATCAGGTACTGTGGCAGCACTGGCCGAGAGGGTAGCCATGCTAGAGCCTGGCAGCCTGGACCCTGTCATCCTACTGGAAAGTGACAACAG TCAGTGCCTTATTCACCGCAACAGTGGCATCACCCTAGCAGTCTACAAATCACCAGAGACATCATGA